One Micromonospora craniellae genomic region harbors:
- a CDS encoding cysteine desulfurase → MTDTVRHDPEALPRAVRADFPLLARRAGDLVAYLDNAATTQKPRVVLDAMTDYYTGANSNVGRGYHRLGLESTERHEQAREGVARAIGAAQPEEVLFTAGTTAAVNLVADTAGRRVAGPGRRVVVTGMEHNSNLLPWRRLCDSTGATLTVVPAGPDGRIDADRFAAALGPDTVLVAVSHVSNVLGTVNPVREMAAAARRAGALVLVDGAQAVPHRPVDVRDLDADFYCFSGHKAYGPMGVGVLHGRRDLLAGLPPYQVGGGTVKGVAADRPVRYLDGPARWEAGTPHVAGAVGLAAALDYLRDLGWDAIRRHDRALVRHAVDVLTAVDRVRVVGDPAADPSGIVSFVVEGIHPYDVGAHLDRHGVAVRCGVHCASTFLDELGLLGTVRLSFGVYNTTAEIDLVGELLAGVRPGPWTTDHPDVRFL, encoded by the coding sequence ATGACGGACACGGTGCGACACGATCCGGAGGCGCTGCCCAGGGCGGTACGGGCCGACTTCCCCCTGCTGGCCCGCCGGGCCGGTGACCTCGTCGCCTACCTGGACAACGCCGCCACCACGCAGAAGCCCCGCGTCGTCCTAGACGCGATGACCGACTACTACACCGGGGCGAACAGCAACGTCGGGCGCGGCTACCACCGGCTCGGCCTGGAGTCCACCGAGCGCCACGAGCAGGCCCGCGAGGGCGTCGCGCGGGCGATCGGCGCGGCGCAACCGGAGGAGGTGCTCTTCACCGCCGGCACCACCGCCGCGGTTAACCTGGTCGCGGACACCGCCGGGCGGCGGGTGGCCGGGCCGGGGCGGCGGGTCGTGGTCACCGGCATGGAGCACAACAGCAACCTGCTGCCCTGGCGCCGGCTCTGCGACAGTACGGGCGCCACGCTCACAGTGGTGCCGGCCGGACCCGACGGGCGGATCGACGCCGACCGGTTCGCCGCCGCGCTCGGTCCGGACACCGTGCTGGTGGCGGTCAGTCACGTCTCGAACGTGCTCGGCACCGTCAACCCGGTACGCGAGATGGCCGCCGCCGCCCGCCGGGCCGGCGCGCTCGTGCTGGTCGACGGCGCCCAGGCGGTACCGCACCGCCCGGTCGACGTGCGCGACCTCGACGCCGACTTCTACTGCTTCTCCGGGCACAAGGCGTACGGGCCGATGGGCGTCGGCGTGCTGCACGGCCGCCGGGACCTGCTCGCCGGGCTGCCGCCGTACCAGGTGGGCGGCGGTACCGTGAAGGGCGTCGCGGCCGACCGGCCGGTCCGCTACCTGGACGGGCCGGCCCGGTGGGAGGCCGGCACTCCGCACGTGGCCGGCGCGGTCGGGCTCGCCGCCGCCCTGGACTACCTGCGCGACCTCGGCTGGGACGCGATCCGCCGACACGACCGGGCGCTGGTCCGGCACGCCGTGGACGTGCTCACCGCCGTCGACCGGGTGCGGGTGGTCGGTGACCCGGCCGCCGACCCGAGCGGGATCGTCTCGTTCGTGGTGGAGGGCATCCACCCGTACGACGTCGGGGCGCACCTGGACCGGCACGGCGTGGCGGTGCGCTGCGGCGTGCACTGCGCCAGCACCTTCCTCGACGAGCTGGGGCTGCTCGGCACGGTCCGGCTCTCCTTCGGCGTCTACAACACCACCGCCGAGATCGACCTCGTCGGCGAGCTGCTCGCCGGCGTACGACCGGGCCCCTGGACCACCGACCACCCCGACGTCCGGTTCCTCTGA
- a CDS encoding winged helix-turn-helix transcriptional regulator: MAQTGLAGKRSYHQYCGLASALDVLGERWTLLIIRELLMGPRRYSELLADLPGIGTNLLADRLKFLVDSGVLRQVDVHGTGGRLSYELTPTGQALRPMVLGLAHWGLEFVGDLSAEDTVRPHWGFLAVEAMFQWDKVSPIDESYQFQVDDEVFRIDVAGGVPRVAKGPADHPAMVATTDAATFVCIGAGRVTPLMAMVGGQLKLEGDIDAVLRCCELLGLEAGAAPAAQATSGH, translated from the coding sequence ATGGCACAGACTGGCCTCGCCGGCAAGCGCTCCTACCACCAGTACTGCGGACTGGCCTCCGCGCTCGACGTGCTGGGCGAACGCTGGACGCTGCTGATCATCCGGGAGCTGCTGATGGGCCCCCGGCGCTACAGCGAGCTGCTCGCGGATCTGCCCGGCATCGGCACGAACCTGCTCGCCGACCGGCTCAAGTTCCTCGTCGACTCGGGCGTGCTGCGGCAGGTCGACGTGCACGGCACCGGCGGCCGGCTCTCCTACGAGCTGACCCCGACCGGGCAGGCGCTACGGCCGATGGTGCTCGGGCTCGCGCACTGGGGCCTGGAGTTCGTCGGTGACCTGAGCGCCGAGGACACCGTCCGCCCGCACTGGGGTTTCCTCGCCGTGGAGGCGATGTTCCAGTGGGACAAGGTCTCCCCGATCGACGAGAGCTACCAGTTCCAGGTCGACGACGAGGTCTTCCGCATCGACGTCGCCGGCGGGGTGCCGCGCGTGGCGAAGGGGCCGGCCGACCACCCGGCGATGGTGGCGACCACCGACGCGGCCACGTTCGTCTGCATCGGCGCCGGGCGGGTCACGCCGCTGATGGCGATGGTCGGCGGGCAGCTCAAGCTGGAGGGCGACATCGACGCCGTGCTGCGCTGCTGCGAGCTGCTCGGCCTGGAGGCCGGCGCCGCGCCCGCCGCTCAGGCCACCTCCGGTCACTGA
- a CDS encoding ABC1 kinase family protein, with protein MVSTRALLARSTRIGAVGAVHLLPVLPPALVRAARGDRAAARRLLYRRLTTLLMRLGPTFVKAGQVLGTRRDVLPAALCDELSVLQDRGDPMTPEQTDRALAEAYGSEAPAEFAEIDPTPVASGSVACVYRGRMPDGAEVALKLRRPGIESTMALDLALMRRGARVMARLPMLRGVPVREVVGNMCGAVFGQLDFDREAENLRRLKENLAVVPRVRVPAVRDDACRPRCLVMEFMPDLDVDVARTMSAAVRKRFATSAMTAIYHMLFVDGFVHCDMHPGNLYFTRGAQVVVLDAGFSVQLTEELRRLFAEFFMNMSIGRGRYCAEIVVRSGTGLRPDADVETFLVKMADLVERSHGLPAREFSLIAFAAEMFDLQRRYGVHAAPELVFPLLSLLVIEGTVRELDPDLDFQELAKPVLMRGLFGRRAAA; from the coding sequence ATGGTGTCCACGCGCGCTCTGCTGGCCCGCTCCACCCGCATCGGCGCGGTCGGCGCCGTTCACCTGCTGCCGGTGCTGCCGCCGGCTCTGGTCAGGGCGGCCCGAGGTGACCGGGCGGCGGCCCGCCGGTTGCTGTACCGCCGCCTCACCACGCTGCTGATGCGACTGGGCCCGACGTTCGTCAAGGCCGGGCAGGTGCTCGGCACCCGGCGCGACGTGTTGCCGGCCGCGCTCTGCGACGAGCTGTCGGTGCTCCAGGACCGGGGCGACCCGATGACGCCCGAGCAGACCGACCGGGCGCTCGCCGAGGCGTACGGCAGCGAGGCGCCCGCGGAGTTCGCGGAGATCGACCCGACGCCGGTGGCCAGCGGCAGCGTCGCCTGCGTCTACCGCGGCCGGATGCCCGACGGCGCCGAGGTGGCGCTCAAGCTGCGCCGTCCCGGAATCGAGTCGACGATGGCGCTCGACCTCGCGCTGATGCGGCGCGGCGCCCGGGTGATGGCGCGGCTGCCGATGCTGCGCGGCGTCCCGGTGCGGGAGGTGGTCGGGAATATGTGCGGCGCGGTGTTCGGCCAGTTGGACTTCGACCGGGAGGCGGAGAACCTGCGCCGGCTCAAGGAGAACCTCGCCGTGGTGCCCCGGGTCCGGGTGCCCGCGGTACGCGACGACGCCTGCCGGCCGCGCTGCCTGGTCATGGAGTTCATGCCCGACCTCGACGTGGACGTGGCGCGGACGATGTCGGCGGCCGTGCGCAAGCGGTTCGCCACCTCCGCGATGACGGCGATCTACCACATGCTGTTCGTGGACGGCTTCGTCCATTGCGACATGCACCCGGGCAACCTCTACTTCACCCGGGGCGCCCAGGTGGTGGTGCTCGACGCCGGGTTCAGCGTGCAGCTCACCGAGGAGCTGCGCCGGCTCTTCGCCGAGTTCTTCATGAACATGTCGATCGGACGCGGCCGGTACTGCGCCGAGATCGTGGTGCGCAGCGGCACCGGCCTGCGCCCGGACGCCGACGTGGAGACGTTCCTGGTGAAGATGGCCGACCTGGTGGAGCGCAGCCACGGGCTGCCGGCCCGCGAGTTCAGCCTGATCGCGTTCGCCGCGGAGATGTTCGACCTGCAACGCCGCTACGGCGTGCACGCCGCGCCGGAACTCGTCTTCCCGCTGCTCTCGCTGCTGGTGATCGAGGGGACGGTACGCGAACTCGACCCCGACCTCGACTTCCAGGAGCTGGCCAAGCCGGTGCTGATGCGCGGACTGTTCGGCCGCCGGGCCGCCGCCTGA
- a CDS encoding NHL repeat-containing protein, protein MPFAVGTVRDIPVRGALKLCGLTWSAECLWFSEAVSSQIASLDPISGKVVRRLDCPGVRTDLTTIGGRLLQVAGDDRVLRLVDPEDGELLGEFGNPRPGNVLCGLEATRHGLWLGYEDLRQVDLRDPDGFGLIDTFPVRHPIAGVTVSDSYLVYSDHDAAAINLYDVAARREVASYSVAGNPTGITWDGRRIWYCDFTTLQLRAIEVPGITKG, encoded by the coding sequence ATGCCCTTCGCGGTGGGTACCGTTCGCGACATCCCCGTCCGTGGCGCTCTCAAGCTCTGCGGCCTGACCTGGTCCGCGGAGTGCCTCTGGTTCTCCGAGGCGGTCTCCAGCCAGATCGCGTCGCTGGACCCGATCAGCGGCAAGGTGGTCCGCCGGCTCGACTGCCCCGGTGTCCGCACCGACCTGACCACGATCGGCGGGCGGCTGCTGCAGGTGGCGGGCGACGACCGCGTGCTGCGGCTGGTCGACCCCGAGGACGGCGAGCTGCTCGGCGAGTTCGGCAACCCGCGTCCCGGCAACGTGCTGTGCGGGCTGGAGGCGACCCGGCACGGGCTCTGGCTAGGCTACGAGGACCTGCGCCAGGTCGACCTGCGCGACCCGGACGGCTTCGGGCTGATCGACACGTTCCCCGTCCGGCACCCGATCGCCGGCGTGACCGTCTCCGACAGCTATCTCGTCTACTCCGACCATGACGCGGCCGCCATCAACCTGTACGACGTGGCGGCCCGCCGCGAGGTGGCCTCCTACTCGGTCGCGGGCAACCCGACCGGCATCACCTGGGACGGCCGCCGCATCTGGTACTGCGACTTCACCACCCTGCAACTCCGGGCGATCGAGGTGCCGGGCATCACGAAGGGTTGA
- a CDS encoding 50S ribosomal protein L11 methyltransferase has translation MDQRLLLMHQMMLGDAPRLRAYDRALEEAVTPGDVVVDVGAGLLALSLLALRHGAEHVYAVEADPATAAAAARIIEANDLKGRLTLVTGDARTVRLPRKADVLVSEMMGNLGPEEEMAEALHVIARRHLRPGGRMVPRRLRTCLAAAEFTDEGWGLWGTDFYGYRLDPVQELVAPAAQLHFFQRPPKLLTEPTVVLDQALDGRSPSRQTLRQRLPVTAPGRLHAVLGFFTADFTDDVTLSNFPSYPGCNWAVWVWPLRHTDVAEGDELSVALRRPARRDVRAVTDWRLECGLSRQRRS, from the coding sequence GTGGACCAGCGGCTGCTGCTCATGCACCAGATGATGCTCGGCGACGCGCCCCGGCTGCGGGCGTACGACAGGGCGCTGGAGGAGGCGGTCACCCCCGGCGACGTGGTGGTGGACGTGGGCGCGGGTCTGCTCGCGCTCTCCCTGCTGGCGCTGCGGCACGGCGCCGAGCACGTGTACGCGGTCGAGGCCGACCCGGCCACCGCCGCGGCGGCCGCCCGCATCATCGAGGCCAACGACCTCAAGGGACGGCTCACCCTGGTCACCGGCGACGCCCGCACGGTCCGGCTGCCCCGCAAGGCGGACGTGCTGGTCTCCGAGATGATGGGCAACCTCGGCCCGGAGGAGGAGATGGCCGAGGCGCTGCACGTGATCGCCCGCCGGCACCTGCGCCCCGGCGGCCGGATGGTGCCCCGGCGGCTGCGGACCTGTCTGGCCGCGGCCGAGTTCACCGACGAGGGCTGGGGGCTGTGGGGCACCGACTTCTACGGCTACCGGCTCGACCCGGTGCAGGAGCTGGTGGCTCCGGCGGCCCAGCTGCACTTCTTCCAGCGTCCGCCGAAGCTGCTGACCGAGCCCACGGTGGTGCTCGACCAGGCGCTCGACGGCCGGTCGCCGTCCCGGCAGACGCTGCGGCAGCGGTTGCCGGTCACCGCGCCGGGACGGCTGCACGCCGTGCTCGGCTTCTTCACCGCGGACTTCACCGACGACGTCACGCTGTCGAACTTTCCGTCGTACCCCGGTTGCAACTGGGCGGTCTGGGTGTGGCCGCTGCGGCACACCGACGTGGCCGAGGGCGACGAGCTGTCCGTCGCCCTGCGCCGCCCGGCCCGGCGCGACGTCCGCGCCGTGACCGACTGGCGGCTGGAGTGCGGCCTGTCCCGGCAGAGGAGGTCTTGA
- a CDS encoding DUF6004 family protein: MSSTRETYESLNLEPKPIRPHILAAATVVFGEDYYSGRRETINLSGFVQLNKWPMPGFEHKVDEDGYAQFATELISAPEVGIKGFSYELDDRIQVLSNPFLPNSGHVRQIVPGKNFPAEFYIRRFGILESSTLRLAHRNVIDIYGVVDSVPPFKKPLTGPYLGKPRGDGPFDVMAAPNVVKGTTLPEAWYPANDENQPVGITPNLFFAPSAGPCMSMLVDPSMIMQTSLEGQIEVEVNGKTVRVDLAGDYRKAAGAEVLLFGPDKHDEGPGVLAQLARVAVVGHSPELGGRVMLRASWPRVSGGTLGEGNEDSLSRLKFPGDLHIDAEFELVTPHETLYAANSVHVNGKMRGMEATGTELKLDGSDTALVTVDEQPKARLTGVNLVMRDALVGEHAAVNA, encoded by the coding sequence TTGAGCTCCACCAGAGAGACCTACGAGTCCCTGAACCTCGAACCCAAGCCGATCCGCCCGCACATCCTCGCCGCGGCCACCGTGGTCTTCGGCGAGGACTACTACTCGGGCCGCCGCGAGACGATCAACCTGTCCGGCTTCGTGCAGCTCAACAAGTGGCCCATGCCGGGCTTCGAGCACAAGGTCGACGAGGACGGCTACGCGCAGTTCGCGACCGAGCTGATCAGCGCGCCCGAGGTGGGCATCAAGGGGTTCAGCTACGAGTTGGACGACCGCATCCAGGTGCTGTCCAACCCGTTCCTGCCCAACAGCGGGCACGTGCGGCAGATCGTGCCGGGCAAGAACTTCCCGGCCGAGTTCTACATCCGCCGCTTCGGCATCCTGGAGTCGAGCACGCTGCGGCTCGCCCACCGCAACGTCATCGACATCTACGGCGTGGTCGACAGCGTACCGCCGTTCAAGAAGCCGCTGACCGGCCCCTACCTGGGCAAGCCGCGCGGTGACGGTCCCTTCGACGTGATGGCCGCGCCGAACGTCGTCAAGGGCACCACGCTGCCGGAGGCGTGGTACCCGGCCAACGACGAGAACCAGCCGGTCGGCATCACGCCGAACCTGTTCTTCGCGCCCAGCGCCGGCCCGTGCATGTCCATGCTGGTGGACCCGTCCATGATCATGCAGACCTCGCTGGAGGGGCAGATCGAGGTCGAGGTCAACGGCAAGACGGTGCGGGTCGACCTGGCCGGGGACTACCGCAAGGCGGCCGGCGCCGAGGTGCTGCTCTTCGGCCCGGACAAGCACGACGAGGGCCCGGGCGTGCTCGCCCAGCTGGCTCGCGTCGCGGTCGTCGGACACAGCCCGGAGCTGGGTGGCCGGGTCATGCTGCGGGCGAGCTGGCCGCGGGTCTCCGGCGGCACGCTGGGCGAGGGCAACGAGGACAGCCTCAGCCGGCTCAAGTTCCCCGGTGACCTGCACATCGACGCCGAGTTCGAGCTGGTCACGCCGCACGAGACGCTCTACGCCGCCAACTCCGTGCACGTCAACGGCAAGATGCGCGGCATGGAGGCCACCGGCACCGAGCTCAAGCTGGACGGCTCGGACACCGCCCTGGTCACCGTGGACGAGCAGCCGAAGGCCCGCCTCACCGGCGTCAACCTGGTGATGCGGGACGCGCTGGTCGGCGAGCACGCCGCGGTGAACGCCTGA
- a CDS encoding BTAD domain-containing putative transcriptional regulator, whose translation MTETRACYRVDLLGPLHVRRKGHPLEPGPAKQRAILSLLALRLGDSVPVSEVEEAVWGGVVPPSARSLVHTYVARLRQVLEPEQPPRRRVRVIASTVSGYSLRAEAVETDVARFRRHVAEAEKRIGEGCREEAFHLLGKALDLWRSPTLGELRSLLHDNIEVEALGAAWVATSHSYVGLGLRLGRAAAVLDTATRLARLEPLHEAIQADYLAVLGSNGHRTVALHRYAEITERLRTELGVDPGEELRAVHRALIRPAGRPPVPRPAPAVPAARLRPGCGPISGPLHWRADDIAELAALLAKDRAVTVTGAPGCGKSAVTLRAAHQAARVFTGGVLTVDTLDLSDRRQLERRLARMLGGNGAEDPVDLLRDQPTLVVLDNAEHLVDACAVVADRLLMACPNVVVLTGSRQPLGLPYERVQRLHPLPVPQPGGWPSVLSNPAVALLAERAAQARPGFRLDRRDAEVAVEICRRLDGLPLALEMAAACLSTDSLDGVLRKLEGPLDGLRPPAVGPEPRHTSLRAMLDRSVQRLDVVERCLFQRVALLPGVFDLAAAQRFWRPHPSGPTDVRVVLAALVDKSLVMPVGTTGGRYRMLGLLRRLALETDAPEAVTTRAADLPLSLSRSLLPAVVAAVPD comes from the coding sequence ATGACGGAGACTCGTGCCTGTTACCGAGTCGACCTGTTGGGTCCGCTGCACGTGCGGCGGAAAGGGCATCCACTGGAGCCCGGCCCGGCCAAACAGCGGGCGATCCTCTCCCTGCTGGCGCTGCGCCTCGGCGACAGCGTCCCGGTGAGCGAGGTGGAGGAGGCGGTCTGGGGCGGCGTGGTCCCGCCGAGCGCCCGGTCGCTCGTGCACACGTACGTGGCCCGGCTGCGCCAGGTCCTCGAACCGGAGCAACCGCCACGGCGCCGGGTACGGGTCATCGCCTCGACCGTCTCCGGGTACTCGCTGCGCGCCGAGGCCGTCGAGACGGACGTCGCCCGGTTCCGGCGCCACGTCGCCGAGGCCGAGAAGCGGATCGGTGAGGGCTGCCGCGAGGAGGCGTTCCACCTGCTCGGCAAGGCGCTGGACCTGTGGCGCAGCCCGACCCTCGGTGAGCTGCGCTCGCTGCTGCACGACAACATCGAGGTGGAGGCCCTCGGCGCGGCCTGGGTGGCGACCTCGCACAGCTACGTCGGTCTGGGGCTGCGGCTGGGACGCGCCGCCGCGGTGCTCGACACCGCCACCCGGCTGGCCCGGCTGGAGCCCCTGCACGAGGCGATCCAGGCCGACTACCTGGCCGTGCTGGGCAGCAATGGGCACCGGACCGTGGCGTTGCACCGGTACGCCGAGATCACCGAGCGACTCCGGACCGAACTGGGCGTCGACCCGGGGGAGGAGCTGCGGGCGGTGCACCGGGCCCTGATCCGCCCGGCCGGACGCCCACCGGTGCCCCGGCCGGCGCCGGCGGTTCCCGCCGCCCGGCTCAGGCCCGGCTGCGGACCGATCTCCGGACCGCTGCACTGGCGGGCCGACGACATCGCCGAGCTGGCGGCCCTGCTGGCGAAGGACCGTGCGGTGACGGTCACCGGCGCGCCCGGCTGCGGCAAGTCGGCGGTGACCCTGCGCGCCGCGCACCAGGCTGCCCGCGTCTTCACCGGCGGGGTCCTGACCGTGGACACACTCGACCTCAGTGACCGGCGGCAGTTGGAGCGCCGGCTGGCCCGGATGCTCGGCGGCAACGGTGCCGAGGACCCGGTCGATCTGCTGCGCGACCAGCCGACGCTCGTGGTGCTGGACAACGCCGAGCACCTGGTCGACGCGTGCGCCGTGGTCGCCGACCGGCTGCTGATGGCGTGCCCGAACGTGGTGGTGCTGACCGGCTCGCGCCAGCCGCTCGGGCTGCCGTACGAGCGGGTCCAGCGCCTGCATCCGCTCCCGGTGCCGCAGCCGGGCGGGTGGCCGTCTGTCCTGTCCAATCCGGCCGTCGCCCTCCTCGCGGAACGGGCGGCCCAGGCCCGCCCCGGGTTCCGGCTCGACCGGCGGGACGCGGAGGTCGCGGTGGAGATCTGCCGCCGGCTCGACGGCCTGCCGCTCGCCCTGGAGATGGCGGCGGCCTGCCTGTCCACCGACAGCCTGGACGGCGTGCTGCGCAAGCTGGAGGGACCACTGGACGGCCTGCGCCCGCCCGCCGTCGGACCGGAGCCGCGCCACACGTCGCTGCGGGCGATGCTCGACCGCAGCGTCCAGCGCCTCGACGTGGTCGAGCGATGTCTGTTCCAGCGCGTCGCGTTGTTGCCGGGGGTGTTCGACCTGGCCGCCGCCCAGCGGTTCTGGCGGCCCCATCCGTCCGGTCCCACGGACGTGCGGGTGGTGCTCGCCGCCCTGGTGGACAAGTCCCTGGTGATGCCGGTCGGGACGACCGGCGGGCGGTACCGGATGCTCGGCCTGCTGCGCCGGCTGGCGCTGGAGACGGACGCCCCGGAGGCGGTGACGACCCGCGCCGCCGACCTGCCCCTGTCGCTGTCCCGGTCGCTGCTGCCGGCGGTTGTGGCGGCTGTGCCGGACTGA
- a CDS encoding ATP-dependent Clp protease ATP-binding subunit, translated as MFERFTDRARRVVVLAQEEARMLNHNYIGTEHILLGLIHEGEGVAAKALESLGISLEGVRQQVEEIIGQGQQAPSGHIPFTPRAKKVLELSLREALQLGHNYIGTEHILLGLIREGEGVAAQVLVKLGADLNRVRQQVIQLLSGYQGKEPAAAGTAPGEAAPSTSLVLDQFGRNLTQAAREGKLDPVIGREKEIERVMQVLSRRTKNNPVLIGEPGVGKTAVVEGLSQKIIKGEVPETLKDKQLYTLDLGALVAGSRYRGDFEERLKKVLKEIRTRGDIILFIDEIHTLVGAGAAEGAIDAASILKPMLARGELQTIGATTLDEYRKHLEKDAALERRFQPIQVGEPSLAHTIEILKGLRDRYEAHHRVSITDAALVAAATLADRYISDRFLPDKAIDLIDEAGARMRIRRMTAPPDLRDFDERIAQVRRDKESAIDAQDFERAAQLRDKEKQLLGQKAQREKEWKAGDLDVVSEVDDEQIAEVLGNWTGIPVYKLTEEETSRLLRMEDELHKRVIGQEDAVKAVSKAIRRTRAGLKDPKRPSGSFIFAGPSGVGKTELSKALAEFLFGSEDALIQLDMSEFHDRYTVSRLVGAPPGYVGYDEGGQLTEKVRRRPFSVVLFDEIEKAHPDVFNTLLQILEDGRLTDGQGRIVDFKNTVIILTTNLGTRDVAKAVSLGFQQSEDSESNYDRMKQKVNDELKQHFRPEFLNRIDDTIVFHQLRQNEILQIVDIMIARIETQLRNKDMGLELTDNAKKYLAVKGFDPVLGARPLRRTIQRDIEDNLSERILFNELTPGQIVVVDCEGDPNDIDKSTLVFRAGKPVPTSQP; from the coding sequence ATGTTCGAGCGGTTCACCGACCGAGCGCGACGGGTTGTCGTCCTGGCCCAGGAAGAGGCCCGGATGCTCAATCACAACTACATCGGTACGGAGCACATCCTGTTGGGCCTGATCCATGAGGGTGAGGGCGTTGCGGCGAAGGCCCTGGAGAGTTTGGGGATCTCGCTGGAGGGCGTCCGCCAGCAGGTGGAGGAGATCATCGGCCAGGGTCAGCAGGCGCCGAGCGGGCACATCCCGTTCACGCCGCGGGCGAAGAAGGTGTTGGAGCTGTCGCTGCGCGAGGCTCTGCAGCTGGGCCACAACTACATCGGTACGGAGCACATCCTGTTGGGCCTGATCCGTGAGGGTGAGGGCGTGGCTGCGCAGGTGCTGGTGAAGCTGGGCGCGGACCTGAACCGGGTTCGGCAGCAGGTGATCCAGTTGCTTTCCGGTTATCAGGGCAAGGAGCCGGCCGCTGCCGGCACTGCCCCGGGTGAGGCGGCCCCGTCGACCAGTCTGGTGCTGGACCAGTTCGGGCGGAATCTGACGCAGGCGGCTCGGGAGGGCAAGCTTGATCCGGTGATCGGGCGGGAGAAGGAGATCGAGCGGGTGATGCAGGTGCTCTCCCGCCGGACGAAGAACAACCCGGTGCTGATCGGTGAGCCTGGCGTCGGTAAGACGGCTGTGGTGGAGGGCCTGTCGCAGAAGATCATCAAGGGTGAGGTGCCGGAGACGCTCAAGGACAAGCAGCTCTACACGCTTGACCTGGGTGCGCTGGTGGCGGGTTCCCGCTACCGGGGTGACTTCGAGGAGCGCCTGAAGAAGGTGCTCAAGGAGATCCGTACCCGGGGCGACATCATCCTGTTCATCGACGAGATTCACACCCTTGTCGGTGCCGGGGCGGCGGAGGGCGCGATCGACGCGGCGAGCATTTTGAAGCCGATGCTGGCCCGTGGTGAGTTGCAGACCATCGGTGCGACCACGCTGGACGAGTACCGTAAGCATTTGGAGAAGGACGCCGCGTTGGAGCGTCGTTTCCAGCCGATCCAGGTGGGTGAGCCGTCGCTGGCGCACACCATCGAGATTTTGAAGGGTCTGCGGGATCGGTACGAGGCGCACCACCGGGTGAGCATCACGGATGCGGCGTTGGTGGCGGCGGCGACGCTGGCCGACCGGTACATCTCGGATCGGTTCCTGCCGGACAAGGCGATCGATTTGATCGATGAGGCCGGCGCGCGGATGCGGATCCGTCGGATGACCGCGCCGCCGGACCTGCGTGACTTCGATGAGCGGATCGCTCAGGTGCGTCGGGACAAGGAGTCCGCGATCGACGCGCAGGACTTCGAGCGGGCTGCGCAGCTGCGCGACAAGGAGAAGCAGCTGTTGGGTCAGAAGGCGCAGCGGGAGAAGGAGTGGAAGGCCGGTGACCTGGACGTCGTGTCCGAGGTCGACGACGAGCAGATCGCCGAGGTGCTGGGCAACTGGACGGGCATCCCGGTCTACAAGTTGACCGAGGAGGAGACCTCGCGCCTGCTGCGCATGGAGGACGAGCTGCATAAGCGCGTCATCGGCCAGGAGGACGCGGTCAAGGCGGTCTCGAAGGCGATCCGGCGTACCCGCGCCGGCCTGAAGGACCCGAAGCGTCCGTCGGGGTCGTTCATCTTCGCCGGTCCGTCGGGTGTCGGTAAGACCGAGTTGTCCAAGGCCCTCGCGGAGTTCCTGTTCGGGTCCGAGGACGCCCTGATCCAGTTGGACATGTCCGAGTTCCACGACCGGTACACCGTGTCGCGGTTGGTGGGTGCGCCTCCCGGCTACGTCGGGTACGACGAGGGCGGGCAGCTGACCGAGAAGGTGCGGCGTCGGCCGTTCTCCGTGGTCCTGTTCGACGAGATCGAGAAGGCCCACCCGGACGTGTTCAACACGCTCCTGCAGATCCTGGAGGACGGTCGGCTCACCGACGGTCAGGGTCGGATCGTGGACTTCAAGAACACGGTCATCATCCTGACCACCAACCTCGGCACCCGGGACGTGGCCAAGGCGGTCTCGCTCGGCTTCCAGCAGTCGGAGGACTCCGAGTCCAACTACGACCGGATGAAGCAGAAGGTCAACGACGAACTCAAGCAGCACTTCCGGCCCGAGTTCCTCAACCGCATCGACGACACCATCGTCTTCCACCAACTGCGCCAGAACGAGATCCTCCAGATCGTGGACATCATGATCGCCCGGATCGAGACCCAGCTACGCAACAAGGACATGGGCCTCGAACTCACCGACAACGCCAAGAAGTACCTGGCGGTCAAGGGCTTCGACCCCGTCCTCGGCGCACGGCCGCTACGCCGCACCATCCAACGCGACATCGAAGACAACCTCTCCGAACGAATCCTGTTCAACGAACTCACCCCCGGCCAGATCGTCGTCGTGGACTGCGAAGGCGACCCCAACGACATCGACAAGTCCACACTCGTCTTCCGGGCCGGCAAGCCCGTACCGACGAGTCAGCCGTAG